In Acipenser ruthenus chromosome 1, fAciRut3.2 maternal haplotype, whole genome shotgun sequence, the genomic stretch attggttaattctatatATAGGGTGAttcaaaacatttggccattgctgtacacATACTTCAATAGTATCACGCTAGTTTGCTGTTCCACTGCAGGGCAATATCTAACAATTGAAACAAGATCCTTTAAAACAGGATTGCTGACTAACTCTTTGACTACCCTAGGATAGCTTGTTAAATAGTTTCAATGTCTTGTACTGTAGAATGGGCATGTTAATATATTTGGGTGATCAGAGCTCAGGTGGACCACATTTCTGTGCATGCAAGAAGAGCTGTGTGTGACTCGTgcccagtggtgtagtggtaaaaaaaaaagtagcggagcggtcccaatgagaatcaattaaatagttaacgAGGTATTAACAGTTACGCCCACTTTCCATTTAACGCGATTTAATCggggtttttttaataataatataacacatattttacttaacaaatttctgtaaaatctcccctctctatagaaaattaaaagttgCACTTACCAATCACAGGTTGTTTTTAGTCAACTATAGGAACTGCCACAGAGCGTCAGGGGAGTCGCTGGAAATTGGAGCTGCCACCCGTGTACGGCTGTCATCTGCGGATCGATGATTGTGTCGCAACCAAGTGGTCACATAAGGGCTTGGATTCCACTGTCTCAAAGGGGGTCCATGAAGCTTGATAAACATTAAGGCTGAAGCATGTTTGATTAAAATTTTGGAACGCTGATCAGTTATAATTAAGTTCATTTGGCTGAATCCCCTTTCACATTCAGCAGTACTGCACGGGATCACACGTGTGCAGTTAATAAGTGGAGCTAAATCATCTGGAATTCTTCCGTTGTTCTCCTTAAAATCTCgaaatgcatttttgataatACGTTCATTTAGCTGAAAGCGCCGACACAATCTTTCAACTTCATTTTCGCCATAACCCTGGGGTAGTTCTGCAGGCCAGTGGTGTGGATCCAGGACCAAGAGCTCAGAAAGAAGACTTTCATATTTTTGGCAATTCACCTCGGAAGAAGCCTGAAAGAATAAGCTATTTGAAATTAATggtagcatttctaaaatgtattttcgaaaccttaactgtgtatatatatatatatatatatatatatatatatatatgcgttttgtagttttgagtaggattaaataaagtaaataataaaagtgagattttgcagaatacatatactgtgcgggagtgtttttctattcttatatTTACATTAGTCTATGCACCTGCGATGAGACTGACAGGAGTGCagatgtttataatttatttgtatatacttctcagttgcagttttatactacacatgaaactgaaattaacgcccccctctgctcgttaattgcaaacaattaggctagctattaaaattaaaaaaatctgtacaaggtttatgaacataccttctcatttgatgcagtggttgtaaaaagtcgttctttcatatgattggcgagtttggtaaggaattgtttatgatttatttttacatgtttgggattcgacgtcagcactgtagatttaaatgttCCTTCCATGGCAGCTATCTGCGCTTCAAGAGTCTTTGTACCTACATTCTCATTCATGGATTCAAAAATCCTTACTGTTCTACGTGCCATTTTATCTGCATAAACCAATGTAGTAGTCCGTTTctggagaatctctgacagcagtgAAAGTTCGTATAAGGCATCGTACATAACTCCGAGGTCAATGAGAAATTCTGGCGAGCACAGCCTTTTCAGTAGACCGCTGTATGTCGCTCTTTCAGCAGAAGTCCGCTTAGAGCTTACGGCAGCTTTAAAATGAGTCGACAGAACTTCAAAACTTTCCCACACAGCGGAGACAGTCCTGAACGAACTGGAAACCCATCTCACATCCAGTACACGACCAATTTTCCTCAAGACAGCATCCAGTTCCTTCGCACAATTTCGGAGTTCTTGCTGATTTAGTGCTGATCTACTGTAGACTGAGTATAGCTTGTCCATGAAAGAATGAAAATGGTTCATGCCAGTAGTCTCAGAAACACTATCGGCAACTGCAAGTTCGAGTCTGTGATTTAGACAGTGCCAGACAACAATGTTGGGGTACATGTCTGAAATTCGTTTTGCCACACCAGATTTTTTCCCAAGCATTACACTTGCACCGTCACTTGCAAATGCAACAAGATTCTTCTGTAAGTATGCATGGTCAAACCCGTGTTTTTGAAGACACTTAGTAAGCGCTAACACTATGGACTCAGCTGACTGATCAAAAAGTTCAACTAACTCCAAAAACATGAAGTGAGGGTCACGTGTCTTGTCTGTCTCGcatttgagatgcacaataagtgctggggaaccattcagagctgttgattcatcaattaacacagcaatttttccatcgatgtgtattattctctcacaggcctttttgaccatttcatcagaaacgtggttgataatttgagtggcgctgtatctggaatgaagaccagttcccacattaacaccatttatttcttgcagttccagtaaggcctgatgatcagaatagggtcgattttgttttgcaaggtagtaagcagtagaaaatattttacaggtagtttcgtgatctcgcctttttgcactgtcaacacatttcccaataatgtcctctgtgttctgctgtaacaatgcagtggccttgttatgagcgctggatttcttgtgttcagctatcttttttctcaaagatcgtagctgttgctctcgagtttttccattgtacccaacactgtaatttttccactcagaagacagagaaacaccctgacttttcaaaactgacagcgcagaaacacgtctacaaacacgacagcccagattaccatccgcacagtcaaggaaagtgtaaagttgtttcttttcttcccatACCTCAGAACTCCAGATGTTTGGCCATGGCTGTTTCTCCGCGcttttttcttcaactgctgtaggttctggttccactgtaggttctgcttctgccgtacaacaaacgatcttctgttttttactaCTATTGCCAAAATATTGTATCAAAGTCTCTTGACGAGTTCGTTTACTACCTCCGAGACCAGACATTTTTGATTTgcgagttgttttttattattattaataccgttactaatatcatcacctcagttacggccaaggaacgaaccgcctccttctctgattggttgtcagcaacatcactttcaaaattgatttgctaaaaaaaaaaaactggaatgacagcatattttaatggcataataatggaccaatcaaaagcagcaactgtgctgcttattgtggtgacatcgtttttcagattacttgatgttttagccgacagcttgtctttattaaacgtatagctagctgtctgtctgtcgcaaattcgcacagctggcacagagccgcaggcaatgcttactacaagtgtttagacaaaattcgaacacgaaaatattttaaatatatgtatttataaatgtgaacatttgcaattgaaaaacatGGATTGAAAAAGTGCCGGAGCGCCGCTCCGCCCcgctccggctccactacacccctGCTCGTGCCCCATTTGGGTAGAACGCATGTGACAGTGACCTGTGATCTAACCTTGTGGTTACACTAAACATTAGTATAATTAACGCttgtttcaagggctttccaACCAAATGTAATTAATTTTACTCAAGGAATTGAGCAACCACTCCTTGAGCAACCACTCCTTGGTCAACTTGAGATGGAGTGACCCATTAGTATAATGCTGGAACAATGCTCTTTTTGAGTGGAGATATCTTTTCCAGACTTGCATAGATGTatgtctgcagtgttgagataaAGAGGGAAGTAGTGGAAACATTACACTTACAGTATTAAAAAGCATCATTGAAAGATTATTGCTCTCTTAAATGGCTCAATGCTAGTTTCTGTTCAATTGTGCCTTTTGGGATATTGCATTGTGCTGCTTTCAACTGTTCCTTTTTCCTTCAGCTGATCTAATGCTGCACAATGAGAACTCCTCTCTGTCCAGTTCTCCTAATGCTTCAGCTTGGGGTGTAGTAGGTGAATGCTTCCTTGGACGCCAGCCAGATTCAGGCCACAAGAGCCCTCTCTCAGAGCATTCTAAATGCCCAGGTCTAAGCACTGCTGTTACTATGACAGCTGCTCCAGAAAGCATGGACATCCTGTCTTCCTTGTCTTGGTCTCAGTGTCAGTGGATATCATTTACAGATGAACTGATGTCATACAGACATTTCAATGCAAGCCCAAAGGAGCCCCAAAGACTGCAGTCTAAATCTAAAGCAAACTCTCcgtcttcctcctcttcctcctcctcctcttcctccgcTGTTAAATGCATTTCTAATCACCTGAGTGAGCTTTGCAGTGATTTCACGCACAGCACAACATCGTTTATTGAAGAAAACGTCAGAATGTCATCCACTTCCCCAGCACCAGTGGATATAAACTTAGCACCTGTTCTTAATCCCAAACATAATGGTAATGGAAAGCATGAATTGTACGATGTTGTTCAGTAAATAGGGTATTTTCAGTTAGTAACCTATTGTGTACTGGACACAGCATCGATTTgaaaactctgtgtgtgtgtgtgtgcatcataGATATTTAGGATGTGGATGCCTGTAGTAACTACTTGCATGGAGTGTTGTGTCAATTTCGAATTGCTTGTGGTGCAGTatcatacaaaatgtattttttcatacATGATAATAAAATCTCAAACATAAGGTTAATGTTTCCCACTTGAAAGAAACTCCATAAGCTACTTGTAGTTGACAGTTTTATATGCAATCCAAGAAGGATATACGTACCCAACAAAGAATGTATGctttccttttttatataaaatatactcGTATTTGCTGTGCTGTTTTAACCTAATGTTATGTAtgcttatttaattttatttctaacAAGTTCCTTCTTCTtaacttgtatttttttaattcggcTCTTGACAGTGTCTCAGCCAGCCAGACCCACAACTCCTCAGATTACAGCAGTGTCTCAGCCGGCCAGACCCACGACTCCTCTCACTACAGCTGCAATAGTGCCGCCACCACGACCAACCTCGCGACCAAAGCTCTCTGCAGTAAAACTTGGTGGCATCAATGAAATAGTAAGTCATGATAGATCGAAAAAGTAAAGACTGCtttgaaaactgcaaaatgtaaaaatgacaaaACCTCTTTGTCTGATAGGCTAATGTCTGCGGTCATTGACATGGCTATTCAATCTTTTTGCAGCAGATAGAGGGTTAAACCTGCCCCTTGCAGTATTAAGTTAGGACTAATCTGTCGTTTTATGAAATTTTCCAGGCCATCACCATTTTAAATTGATTAGTTCAAATTGATGTTTGTAAAACTGGCTTTTGGTGTATTATTATATGACTAATTCCTTACAAGGCCTGCGTTAGTGGGTGGTACGAACCCTGCTGTacatatttgtctgttttgtgaaCATGTTCTTGCCCTCCACTGCTTGCAGATAGAAGCAGAATAGTCTAAAAGGATACATTTCCCTTCTCATTAATATtaagaaaatgcatttgttttctaGGCCAGACCGTTTAGTCCACCGAAGATAACGAATGCCAGCCCACCCCCTGCAGCCCCCCTGGCTCGTGCAGAAAGCACTTCCTCTATATCGTCCTCCACGTCGCTCACTGCCACAAGCAACCCAGCTGTGGGTAAGTTCCATCGCAGTTCAGAGCTATGTGGTTGTGAATGTGTGTTGCAGTGTAAGAGTTTGTATAATTGGCTGGTATCCTTCGCAACACAAATTTTTACAAGCCATAGCTGTAAGCAACAGACAAAACTACCCTTTCACAATGCTGTTGTattcagggatagaaataagactccaattgcaggttttaaaacaagcttgattagccccagtgtataggtaacaagctcaggtgtgtcttattaaacttaagGAAAaacaggattggatcaaactgctatgcaatgtgagccctatttccatccctgtgtagCTAAAAGAAATATTGGAGATCCCATACAGGaattatttacattataaataGATCAAAAAGTATGCTTGATTTAGTTTATTGTATATCACAAGTCTTTGATAAACTCCTTAATAGTTTGATATTAATGACTCAGCACATACTCCTATCTAGACCAATACTAAAAGTTATTGGGCTGCTTTCAGTTGAGTaacagatttaacaaaacaacgAATTGATGTATTGGCATAGTTCTGTATATTTTGACTGCCCTACCCAAGTGTataccattttgttttttcttttaagatgGCACTGCATGATTTGCTTGtatttggtttggtttgtttttgtatttttgctttgttttgttccttttttaaaaatgtcatagaGGATGATGTGTTCATTGGGAAACTGCCTACATTTGAAAAGCGCTGTGAGACACCAGCAGGTACAGTAGCAGAAGTGAACCTGTCAATTCTGTCTCCTAACACTCTCCTACTGGATTGGCATGCTCTAACAATTGATCTAAAAATCCAGCTCCTATCTGGCTTTGTGTGAAAATCTACCGCTTTTATTAGTTATTCTGAGACCAGAACTAACCCATAAAGTTTTATTTCAGATATCAGCATGTTCCTCCTGATCATGTAGTTGGGAATGACAAATTAGTCTGCCATTGGTGTATTTTTACATTGTTTGCAATATTGAGTCATTGACATCTTATTTCAGTTTGTGACCAAAACGTAGAGAGCATAGCATCCCTGAAtagctaggttttttttttgttgtttgttttttttaacttgcatctccaaataatttgttttatttgcatgAGTATATTTTGATATTTATCTGGACTTTTGCCCTCTTGTAAAAGAGATTGAATCTCAAAAGAATTTCCTGGATAAATAAAAGTTGAATAGATACATAAAAACAAATCACTCGGCAATAACACCTGTTGTAATTAGGGGTGCACCAATAATcggtagcctatcggcatggcaccgatataagaaaaaaaaaaatccacgatcagcagtttttgttattttagctgaTTTAATGTACACAGATATTCATGCATGAATTTATTCCAACACAGAATTGAATGTTTGGTCAGGCTCGCTTACTATACTAATGATGCAAGAACACTGAGACCGTCATATTCCCAGTGCTCAAAAGAGCTGTGtgttttggatgttttttttttaaatatctgaaggcAACAATAGGATAgtgagttgtgtgcagcagaacagacttgatgctacattaaatcaaACAATGAACttgagtagaatattattctgatgctttttaAAGAGTTCTCTTCTTTTGAATATTTAAGACACCTGCCCATGCTGCTCAACACTCTCCGCGTccaaacagcaaaacaagtccTCTTAGTTCGTGCAGACTGCCGggttgttacattattattattattattattattattattattattattattattatacagtgtaCTTCAAAATGgcattttgtaatttgtgtttaccctgtttaatctgcattggttgtgGGTGTATTTGGCAGAATTTTGAAGCAGAAATTGATTACTGTGCTGTCTTTAtttaagtaacaaattcaagttggACTGAATTTTGTAACTGGAAATTTAAccggaatctttttttttctttttattaagtgaacaatttaagttgtgctgcatttttagcagtgtatcttttaaaataagaatttaacgaACGTTGatgtagttgacattgcgtaggctacaattttattttctaatgtactgtataggtagaagttataatacgcaatgtttgacagTATGTGGCTATCAAAGTTAAGggtcatatatttttttctacagaactgtttttactagtacaaatgcaaaatgttccttttttaacatttataataataaaacagtataaATATAGGCCCTGTGCCTTGTTCTATTAGTTTACAATAgccttgttctagtagtttacaatagcttaacTGCTCCATTATCAGTATCCGctgatatgggtagataaccatcggctatcAATATCAGCCAAAAAAGTCTTTATTGGTGCACCCCTATTTGTAATGCTAAAGGAATCCTAACCTAACTTGAATTTATTATAGTATTACTGAATATACAAAGTGTGTAACGCCCGAATGCGTTTTCTAGCTGAACATTAATCCTGAAAGTAATGATTGAAGCAGGGTACAGAGAAAGCATGCCTAGGCACATTGCTGAACCTTGACAGAATGCGTTCTACCTACGTAACTGCTTCGACCTCTGTCTCAAGAGCATGCTTGCTATGTTTAAGGAATAAGTGGACTTGTGTGCATGAAACCCTAGTGAGAAAGGCTGCCATAGACACGAGCTTCAAATGAATTTGTTAAAATGCTGAATATGAAATCAGATCTTAAGATTGTGCTGTAACATGTGGCCATTATTTGTGAGGACGGTTTGTGTGGGCTGTAGCTGGAGTTCTGCTGAATGAAATGGTCTGGTTGTGCTGTCTGTGACCCAAGCGTCATTTTTGTACCACTCTCGGCTACAACAATCATTACACTTGGGATGTACAGTACTTGAACAAACTAAATTCAGACCCGCTTTATCCAGTATTTGTAATCGCATGTGCCAGAAGTGCAGCTGACATTGATAATGTTATTTCACAGTTACACTTCCATGCAAGACCCTGTTTTTTAAATAGCAGCATCATATTCATAAATGTCTTCCCTACACACTTTATAACCCTTTCCGTTGCATGTAATCTTGAGCATGATATCcatgtactgtagtttgtaaaaaATGTTAAGAGCATGTTGTTTATAATCCTGCCCTTCCCCCATTTCCATTTATATATAGCgctttttaacttattttttttattacactatTCTCATATTCATGTTCTGTTAATATTTTTTGAATCTTCTATTCTGTTTCACTGTAGGGATTTCTCGGGGCCCCAGTCCAATTAGCCTTGGATCTCTGGACTCGTTACCTATTGCAGCAGCCTTCACTGAGTCTGTCAACGCCTACTTCAAAGGAGCAGACCCCTCTAAGTTAGTGTCACatgactagttttttttttttttttattaccagccCTAAGAGCAGTTTAATAACTCAGGCAGTATAGGCAGATAAGGTAGGTCAAGGGGAATCTTGACACATTTCTTTGACTAAAACAGAGCAGTTGCCAGACAGGGTGATGCCAAATGCGCAACCATCTTCACTTTTCCAGACAATGTTTGAAACTGTCCTAGTCTTTTAAGATGTGCAATGTCCTTTATTAAACCGgaataagacaaaaaaaataatactttaattTTGAAGTTGACGGTTTCTTTTTTCTATATATAAATGGTTCTATTGCTACTTTATGACAGCAACATCATGGTTgctatattattttgtaattctAGTGTTGGTTGTTTTCTCTTCCTTGTCCAGGTGCATTGTAAAAATTACAGGGGACATGACTGTGTCCTTCCCTACTGGAATTATCAAGATTTTTACCAGCAACCCATCACCACCAGTACTGAGCTTCAAGTTAAAGAACACGAGCAAACTTGAGCAGATTCTTCCAAACCAGCAACTTCTGTACAGGTAGATAAATCCGAGAACTTGTTCAAAAGACCTATAGAGGattttaactctttcaacactgcagacctgcaacCTAATATTGTAATGTACATCTCTGTCCATGCTTAAAACACTAAAACAATGTAACTGGTAAAACTAGGGTGTCTATAAAGTTACTTTGTTGTAAATAGGTACAGTTTTGTTCATCTTGGTTCACTTTGTGTTTAACTGAATCATCCACATGTTCACTTAGAGAGTGGTATTGTCTCTATGCTGTGGTAGTGTTGAGGCTGTGTACAGTTTGTTTGAGCAAacaggtttatttttgtattttagtgaCCCATCACAAAGTGATTCTAATACCCAGGACTTCTGGATGAATATGCAAGCCCTTACTGCCTACCTCAGAAAAATGTCTGAACAGAATCCCTCAGCTTCATACTACAATGTTGACATCTTAAAATACCAGGTAATCTACCGCATTCAAAAGTGGTTTGGATGACAAaaactgattttatatatatatatatatatatatataatatatatatatataaataaatggggAACACTTATCAACAGAATACAGCTagttgattttatatataaaaaaataaataaaataaatccccaagcttttattttgtaaagcacaCATCTTTGTTAAGTTAGCAATGCTTTTTCAAGAGTAGTTACAACTAGAAGGTTGTATGACTGACACAGAAATCACAACAGTGCAAATGATAATGCTCATATAACCGTTTCATAAAAGTCCTGCGATTGCGATGAGGCTGCGATGTCGCAGAGGTCGTCGCTGCGTGCTTTTCATAAAGCACTTTGCAAGTGCCGTCACTTGCGATCACTCGCGATCTGCGATGAGGGAAATCAATAACTCGGTAATGACTTTTAAGGCACAgtgaaagctattttttttttttaagaaaaaaatgatagTATTGAAATGGATGGTCAAGACAAATCCATTCTATTTGGCAAGTTTTCTGGAAGTTTAATTCACGAAGAAAAAGAACATTGCAGCTGATCACTGATGCAGTAAACAATGTTGGGGAGGAGCAAAGAACAGTAGCCGTAATAAGAAAGAAATTGATAGATCTAGCGAGCAGAACGaaattaaaaggaaaaagaaGGCAGATGAAAAAGCTTTAAAGTTGATTGAGGACCTCACTGTCGACAGAAATTTGGAGCTGTGTAGAAGTGACAGGCTGTACTTTGAAGTtctatacatgcatacatacatacatatggaaagcccttcttcagctgtgtagaaaaagCAAATGCTGTGTAGTATGAACGTATAGAAAAAGTTTACTgatctgtgtttacttttctttctacacagctgaaaacGGGCTTTTAGCCAAAACGTATGTAGCCAGCTATGCACACTCGCTACATTGACACTTTTATTAGTCTTTATTAGGGGGCATGCCTGATAATCAAGCTGCGTTTAGCCTCATTATTTAAACATGTGGGGCAGGTGTCAAGGAGGTGGCTGCTGCAACAAAGCGTTGTTATTGCTGTGGTGAAGTGTAGCTGAGACGAATCGAggaaagtgtttttgtttctgtgatttggggATGTGGCAGGTTTCTTTAGATCTAGAAGTGAGGAGGCGCTTGTCACTATTTTTGTCACTTGAGTTtggtaagttttatttatttgtcatgctATTAGCATACTGAATAAATCAGTACTTTTGGTAtatgattgtatttaataaataaaccatgtttgtttttacaacttgACCTTGCTTTTATGTTTTATGAAACTTAATTTTTTGTTTGTGAGGTGCTTGCGATTTGCAAATCGTCACAAATCGCTTTTATGAAACGGACCCCAGAGGGTTAGTGTCTTTGGTGTTTTGGAGGAATGCTTTGATATGACAATCTACAATTCTGCATGTTTCTTTCCCCCATAACTATGAAGGTGAATATACAAATGTTCAAATCATTGCAACAAGTCAATCACAGTTTAGAAGTCACAAACTTTCAGAGACTAACATATGTACAAGACTACATATACAAGTAGTTGCAGCATGCTCACTTACATAAAAAAAGTCCTGTTAAGTGTTGCTTGAAGTATAAAGGTTGCATAGTGCTGTTTCAGAGATTTTTCTTAATGATAAGTATAATTTACAGttttcatttctttgttttttctagGTCGCGTCAAATGGAATCCAGTCGACTCCTCTAAATCTGGCAACATACTGGAAGTGCTCTCCAACCACAACTGACGTCCGAGTGGATTACAGATACAATCCAGAGTCCATGCTGACTCCCGGCATTCTGGCAAACGTGCAGGTTCTGGTGCCAGTCGATGGAGGAGTTACAAATATGCAGTCTCTTCCAACAGCCGTTTGGTAAACCTTATTGATATGTGGCTACTACCATCCAtgtcctttatttatttacttctgtttattttattctattcaaTATTTGCCGCCTTATGTCCGCAAACTGTAAAATAGCCAGTGCAACCCCAAAACTGCTTAACTACGTaatgaaaaacacacactatGGAGGGTCTAACTTCACCCTTGGAAATAAAAATTGCTAACCCGCAGCTTACTTTAACACACaagatttttaaattttattacagattattattatttttttatttatttatttatttatttttttaacaggaatGCAGAGCAGAAGAAAGCATTATGGAAGTTAAAAGATATATCGGAAAAATCTGAGAACGCAGGTATGTAACACACATAGGTTTAAAATGTTGCATTAATTAATGGTAAATAGTTTATGAAGGGTTGCTACTGAATGTACACAACTGAAAAAATTAAGAGCAAACCTTAAATATGGGAAAAATAACACCATGAACATAGTCAAAAAGTTTTGAAGGCCCTGAGTCTGTTCTGATGCTAGATAATGCCCATTGTCATAGAGCAGGAGACAATAGAGGTTATGGACTGGCCAGCAAGAAGACCAGACCTTAATCCCATAGAACACATTTGGGACCTAGGATGTTGTGTTCGTCAGTACTGTAACCCTCCATGTGGCATCAGCGAGCTTGGTGTTGCACTGACTGAAGAATTCCAGTTTGAAATGTTGCTGCttttaattttacactacattcaaCTGCTATGGTGATCTTTTAAAACAGATGTTTTGCCATTTTCATAGGTTCAGGATCCATGAGGGCAAAATTTGAACTTTCAGAAGGACCCACTAACCCTGCCACACTCGCAGTGCAATTCTTAAGTGAAGGAAGCACACTTTCAGGGGTAGAAATAGAGCTGGTTGGCTCTGGATACAGACTTTCCTTAACAAAGAAGAGATTTGCAACAGGTAGGAAGCTAGTTATCTTTGATCCGTATGAACTTCTTTATTTACATG encodes the following:
- the LOC117403944 gene encoding F-BAR domain only protein 2-like isoform X2 produces the protein MIMPYFVESFWGEKNSGFDVLYHNMKHGQISTKEVSDFIRERATIEEAYARSMTKLAKSASNYSQLGTFAPVWDVFKTSTEKLASCHLELVRKLQELIKEVQKYGEEQIKAHKKTKEEVASTLEAVQNIQSITQSLQKSKENYNAKSVEQERLKKEGATQKELEKAGLKTKKATESYKSYVEKYAVAKTDFEQKMSETAQKFQDIEEGHVLQMKEIIQSYSQSIEETHLQIGQVHNEFVNNMENTTVESLVQKCAETKGTGKERPGPIDFEECNIANATEGAKPRKRKTFGIPGRRKDKDTDSVESPDAESVTSNGAPSGYYGRIDLQNANIPEVDDEGFCLKPEVNENEAKENNFFSSSDSEDDDEPRKFHVEIKPVQPNNGDHQASASIDELKASIVNITLSPSASAQMKRNSPRLSGLVTQSSSLDSQLVSGEELVKSRLQASYNNESRRVNSDLLSLDPLFGPPLESSSSSSSLSTSSTVVPTISQSFPTSVQTKDSAVCSSIATADLMLHNENSSLSSSPNASAWGVVGECFLGRQPDSGHKSPLSEHSKCPGLSTAVTMTAAPESMDILSSLSWSQCQWISFTDELMSYRHFNASPKEPQRLQSKSKANSPSSSSSSSSSSSAVKCISNHLSELCSDFTHSTTSFIEENVRMSSTSPAPVDINLAPVLNPKHNVSQPARPTTPQITAVSQPARPTTPLTTAAIVPPPRPTSRPKLSAVKLGGINEIARPFSPPKITNASPPPAAPLARAESTSSISSSTSLTATSNPAVEDDVFIGKLPTFEKRCETPAGISRGPSPISLGSLDSLPIAAAFTESVNAYFKGADPSKCIVKITGDMTVSFPTGIIKIFTSNPSPPVLSFKLKNTSKLEQILPNQQLLYSDPSQSDSNTQDFWMNMQALTAYLRKMSEQNPSASYYNVDILKYQVASNGIQSTPLNLATYWKCSPTTTDVRVDYRYNPESMLTPGILANVQVLVPVDGGVTNMQSLPTAVWNAEQKKALWKLKDISEKSENAGSGSMRAKFELSEGPTNPATLAVQFLSEGSTLSGVEIELVGSGYRLSLTKKRFATGRYMADC
- the LOC117403944 gene encoding F-BAR domain only protein 2-like isoform X1 → MIMPYFVESFWGEKNSGFDVLYHNMKHGQISTKEVSDFIRERATIEEAYARSMTKLAKSASNYSQLGTFAPVWDVFKTSTEKLASCHLELVRKLQELIKEVQKYGEEQIKAHKKTKEEVASTLEAVQNIQSITQSLQKSKENYNAKSVEQERLKKEGATQKELEKAGLKTKKATESYKSYVEKYAVAKTDFEQKMSETAQKFQDIEEGHVLQMKEIIQSYSQSIEETHLQIGQVHNEFVNNMENTTVESLVQKCAETKGTGKERPGPIDFEECNIANATEGAKPRKRKTFGIPGRRKDKDTDSVESPDAESVKTSNGAPSGYYGRIDLQNANIPEVDDEGFCLKPEVNENEAKENNFFSSSDSEDDDEPRKFHVEIKPVQPNNGDHQASASIDELKASIVNITLSPSASAQMKRNSPRLSGLVTQSSSLDSQLVSGEELVKSRLQASYNNESRRVNSDLLSLDPLFGPPLESSSSSSSLSTSSTVVPTISQSFPTSVQTKDSAVCSSIATADLMLHNENSSLSSSPNASAWGVVGECFLGRQPDSGHKSPLSEHSKCPGLSTAVTMTAAPESMDILSSLSWSQCQWISFTDELMSYRHFNASPKEPQRLQSKSKANSPSSSSSSSSSSSAVKCISNHLSELCSDFTHSTTSFIEENVRMSSTSPAPVDINLAPVLNPKHNVSQPARPTTPQITAVSQPARPTTPLTTAAIVPPPRPTSRPKLSAVKLGGINEIARPFSPPKITNASPPPAAPLARAESTSSISSSTSLTATSNPAVEDDVFIGKLPTFEKRCETPAGISRGPSPISLGSLDSLPIAAAFTESVNAYFKGADPSKCIVKITGDMTVSFPTGIIKIFTSNPSPPVLSFKLKNTSKLEQILPNQQLLYSDPSQSDSNTQDFWMNMQALTAYLRKMSEQNPSASYYNVDILKYQVASNGIQSTPLNLATYWKCSPTTTDVRVDYRYNPESMLTPGILANVQVLVPVDGGVTNMQSLPTAVWNAEQKKALWKLKDISEKSENAGSGSMRAKFELSEGPTNPATLAVQFLSEGSTLSGVEIELVGSGYRLSLTKKRFATGRYMADC